The Fusarium poae strain DAOMC 252244 chromosome 2, whole genome shotgun sequence nucleotide sequence TCGTTCACGTTACGTTGACCTGCAGCAACTGTTGAAGAACTAAACTAGCCAGTCTAATTCTTTCAGGGGTGGTTCATAGTAGCCGGACAGCTGGCCATATTATGCAGACGGGCTAACGCAGCCCAAGAGACAGTTTGAGTTAAGCTATACTTCCCTTTGccgtatattattaaagcgaCGTAGCTAGGTCAAAGTTAATAAGTTTATGCTCGGCCAATTTATTGCATAGTCATACAAAACGAAGATCCTTTACTGGGAATATTATCCAGAAGTTCCCCAAAGCTAAGTTCCATCTGCTGGATAAGGCCAGAAGAACCTAGGCCAAAGAAGCAAGGCCCAATACTTCAAGCTTACTAGTACTGAAAATCGTCGACTTAAGACACTTACAATTACATGCATAGTTTAAGGCTACTAgactcttccttcctctcttcctttctttctcctttCCTTCCTGTCTTTCTTTCTCacttccttcctctcttccttccttccttccttccttcctttcttccttccttccttccttccttcctttcttccttccttcctctcttcCTACCCACCCTTTTCCACAATAGCGGGACTGCTTAGGCAATCAAGTTGAGGCCTAATCGTGGTCCACATGCACATGTGCGTCAATAGCACTCCCGCAATACTCTTATCATTTTTGTTTAGACTTTTCTCAGATCCTTTAATTGTAATAAAACGAAAGCTGGCAAGATACAGAGTACAGTATCTTATAACACGCTTATCCATCGGCCCTTAAATCAGAACAAACATTGCCAAGTAATGAAAAAGCACCGCGTCAGAAAAAATACCTCCGACAATAAGATTGTTGAGAAATGCAACAAATTGGTACAGCGCAACCCTCCCAAACCGACTTTTTCTCATAGACTAAAACGTCTCTAGACCAAGCAGTCTTGCTCCCCGCCGGTGTGGCATGAGTTTGACGACGAACAAATCCCTAATGATAATTATGTTGCCCTGGTCGTGGATGTGGATCAATCGAGCGGCTCGGTATGGTTCTCGGAACGTTTGACCAAGACGTATCTGGATATGGTCGGACAGGATAACAAGGGAATGGTGATCGTATGCTTTGACGAAGAGGTTGAAGTTGTGTGCTTTGGCGCCTGTAGAGTCGGTAAAATCTTTGGGGTACAGAATTCTACCAGTTGACTTGTTTTCGCCTGGTTAAAAATTCGATTGCTAAAGTACGCGGACAATTGATTGTAATGAATGGCGTAGCGTCGGGTAAATGCGGTACAGTCAGACGAGCTACAAAGTCTTCACGTTGGTTGGCGACAACGCGAATAACATCCATATCTTGCAACTCGTAGACATTCGAGTAAAGTTGTACTACATGCGTTAGTCCAAAAGGTTTGACGGCACGTAAAGGTTGGGCTGCTACCATCATCGTCGACCGTTGTATGGGGGTTATCTACAAAAACCTCCGCAGCTGGTCGTTTTCCCGAGTCGCTCTCGTCACTGTCCTCACTTCCCTCTGTGTCATCGCTATTGTCACTACAGCCGCCATCATTATAATCATCGGTCGCTGTTTTGCTCAATGGTTGGTGCTTCGCGAGATCTAGGACGCCATGATAACTTGGAACAGCTACGTGCTCGATTGAAGTTGGATCGGTTCGAGGCCGCTTAGTTACACGACTTGCGGAATAAGCTCTTCGGTTTGTATGCGTAGTACGAGCTTCATCGGAGTCTAGAACAGCGCAGACGGTCAATAACCAGGTCAGGATAATAGCAATCGAGTTAATACTTAGGCGCGAGAGTAGACTGGGTGTAAAGTATTTGTGCGCCAGGCTAACAACAGCATCGGTGAATTTGACACGCTTATCCCAGGCTTCTAATTTGGACATAAATTTAATGTCGTGTTGATTGATCCTGTAGAGCTTGGTAATGGACAATGCGGTGCTGCAGAGAAAGAGGACCACGCCACCGAGGTGGCTGTTAATGGTTGACAATAATGCAAGAGCAGATTTGCGCCTACTTCGCGTAGCTTCAGAGTGTTTTTTGCGTTGTACAGGATCCTCTTTGATGAGATCGATTATGGTTGAAAGGGTATTCTCTTGCGATGCAGTAAGAGTCGGGTTTTCTGCCAGACTTGATCGGACTCTGTCCACATGATCGATTTCGGCATCGAGGTCCATAATAGAAGAGAAGGGGTAGGGAGAggaaaggaagaaaggaaggaagagagaaaaagagggGAAGGAAGGAAGCAAGGAAAAAAAtggaaggaagagagaaaaaagggagggaaggaaggaaggaaggaaggaaggaaggaaggaagagggcAAGGGAGGAAGGGGCAAGAGAATATGTGCGTGGAACGCGTTGATTGGCTGGTCACTGAGATGCAGCCTTCGGGCTAGCGCTTATTTTGGCTTAGGTTATGTTacaggaaggccaaaatcgATTTTGGTTCGATCTAGCCATTAGCCGAGAAATCCCAGTTTGTCAGCCCCGTGGCTACTGTTAGTGCCTACTGCATGCTACCCTAAAGACCCCTGACTTTGTGAGATGAACAGAGCATTATACCACCAAGTGAGTGCGAGTTTCACCTACGGTTGACTATCCTTTTGGATTCCGTAAAGCTGGGGAAGGACATTCTCTTCTCTAATGATAGGAAAGATGTATTTAGTGAAATGGTTGGCGACGACACGAAACATAAATTACAGGAACTCCAAGCCTTGCAGGCTCTAATGAGATATGTGGTATGGGTCAAATGGCACCTCTCACGGTCCGTTCATTTCGGGCCGCCTGCATTAATTAGTGTCATCGATGCCCTTCGTCTGTCTGCAAGTCTCAAGGTAGAAATGCGTCGCCCGGCTGCATCTCTGTCAACGGGATGCTCAGCACACGAATTTGGCCAAGTTGAGGTCAGATAACAAAAGCGAGCTTACCATGCAAGTCAAACATGACCAAGCAGGATGGTGGATCGACAGTGGTCTTGATGTCACTTAACTTACCTTACGGAAGTCAGCAGACATCTCGTGTGAATATAAAATACAGCATACATTCCTTTTCGTGATTGATTTAATTGAACTTTAAGAAGTCATAACATCATACAAGGCTGCTGATatttccttccttcttctgaCGCTTGCTCCCGCGGCGcatagattaattaattctattataaGCCTTACCCCAAATCTAAAACAGTACGCAAATGCCACAACTGCTCACTAAACACCACTGACTTAATTACAAGATGTGCACCTATCTCACGACCAAAACCCGCTACAAAGGATGTCCAAGGACTTGCGACGCTACATCAACCTATTTAGCAAAGTGCGCAGCTGCGGACAGCTCTGGAACAACGTGTGCGAATCCTGGCCAATCCTTTAGTGGCCAAACTACCGTACGGGACTTATGCCCTCAACATCGAGATGAAGGGTATTCTGGACGCTGAATCCTGGGGCATTGTATAGGCGAGGGATAACTACCTCTGGTTATACTCTTCGACTCTTGTTAAGCAAATTGAAACCAATTTTcgataataaacttaaaccATAGCCTCCTCATATTCGGAGTCACTCAACCTGTCGATATGTTGGATTATATCTAACGCCGTGACTTTCTGTTGCCAGCATAACGCAATGAGATCAGCGTAAGGTAAACCATTAAGTTCTGGAAATACCCCGTTCAGGAAATTTTgctcaacttcatcatccgACAGGTCTTCAAAGGGTGCCTTGCCCTCGATAATATGGTAGATGGTTGAGCCTAGGGCGAAGATGTCCTCACCAGCAACGGGTATCTTCCCAGGTTTCCAATTTGGATCCGGTGCCGCGTATCTCGACCCAGGACAAACCATAGCAAGAGACCCATCAAGTGATGAACCACTGAAATCAGAAATCTTCAAATTTAGGTCCACATCCAACAAGAAGTTATGTGGACCAATATCACAATGGATAATGCCAGCAGAATGCAAAAATGTCAGGGCGTCAGCTGCTTGCAATATCCAGCGACGCTTTTGGGCCAGTGAGATCTCTTTAGCGTGGGATTTTGTGTATTCCTTCAGTGTCCCATTTGGCATATATTCAAGAGTCAAAGTGAAGGCGTTGGCGTCCCAGTGTTTCATCTTGACTAGGCGGGGATGATCACCGAGCTTCTGATATATCTTGGCTTCAACGAGAATCTCTTTCTGGCAATCGTTCTCCCGGACGCCACCCCTCCACGGTGTCTTAATGACATCGCCTGATGGTAAACGCTCGACAATTGATGTTGTCCCACCAGCAATAAATTCGCCTTTTGGCCTAAGAATAATTGCGTCGTTGGCATCGCAGATCAGATGATTGGCGGCGAATATTTCAGTTGTCGCAGTTATGGAGGACATTGTGGTATTTGAATGTCGCAGAGTTCAAGGCGAAGATTCGAAAGTGTAGGCCTATTTTGCGAACGAATGTGCTGTGAAAATTGGCACTAAGGAGAGTTTGATTGTGGTTGAGAAGAGAAATTGCAAGCTACTGGGAGTCAAAAGACACGTGAATGTCGGACCAACTATAATCCGCCGCCGTTCTGGAATAGCTTAGTAAACAGCCGTTACGTCAAATTGCATTTCTCCAACCTTATTTTCTTGTCCATTGGGTACCTGAGAGAAGGCTATACTACTGGCTGTCTTTAATGTTATTCTAATATTGAGGGTCAGCCGCCACGATATTGAAATTCCGTAATTGCATGCGACGATGATTTAACACAAAGTGTGCGAAGCAATTATTTGGATAACAACCACCTAGGGCAAGATATATACATCGGGATCTATCTCTAATCTATCTTGAGCAAACATGATAATTTGGCTTTCGTGCTTTGTGTTTTTAGGAACCTGTTTCCGGCTTTCTGGCTTGATGATCTGCTTCTTGTTACAGGGTAAATACATATCCCATCAGAGGCGTGTATTGCGAAAAACACGAGAAAAGATGAAGCCACAATTGTCAAGGACATCTTCTAATTCGTATTTGAACTGCCAGACAATAAGATTGTGCCGGTTAACAAACAAAAGGCATGTGATGGATGCAGGCAGTATGGGGGGAAATGGGGGACtcacttataatataaggtATATTGGTAAAATATCATTTACCTCTAAATATACTTTGCTCTCTTATAGCCTCAACAATAGTAGAGTGATTGGATTCAATGGAGATTCTTTGCCAGTCCTTACTGCAATCGGTCTTTGTCATGAAAGTTTATGCATTGCCACACTGATGACTATGTGACCTCAATGGAATGATCTTCGATATCTCTAAATGTGGCTTGTCTCTGCTGGGGTACCTGGCTATGTTGGTGCAGCACTGGTTCAGGTAGAACGCAAAGCTCGTTCGCGGTCGGTCGGTCCCTGACCCCTGAGATTGGTAACATGGATGGAGCGGAGTCACACAATAACCTACATGTTGATTATTTCTTTGTTAGTAGCCCGAATGCTGGTGTGGTGGGGCTTTGCTGCTGCGAACTGTGTTTCCAAGTATAAATAGGGCCCGGACTCCCTTCACTATCATATCTCCATGCAAGCTCTATACCTCATGTACGCCCAGTTCACCAGGTAGATATGAATCATCTTTCTCGTCCCCAGGTCACTGAGGCCTATATAGTATCAGTACTTTCTTTATTCTGCGTCTGTCTTTTCATCTTTATTAAGTGCAATCATTTCTGGTCACGGGAGAGGTACCTGGTATACTTGGTATGTAGCTGGGGCTTGTTCCAGCTGGCAGCCTTAATTCTTTTCATTCTAGCACACAGAAATTTTGGCAAGCTACCGGAATTCCTTGAAAGGCCTTTATATACCATCCTGGCCACAATATCTATGTGGGGAGCCGCTATAATCCAGGTTCGTCGGAATACCCAAAAACCTATTGAGATCCTGACATGATGAGCAGATCATAGCAATCATTTGCCCATTTTCAGTTGGGATAGGAAAAGAGCACTGGATGAAATGGATCGGAATACTTCAATGCGTTGAAGTGATGTTGATTGTAACCTTGGCAACGATTCCGACGATTTCGACTCCTATCGAACTTGCCTACATCGCACCACTGACTTCCCAAGCTGCAGCCATTGGAGTCGTGTTATCATCTCTTAGTGGAATGAAGAAGGGGAAGGCAGCCAAGCAGGCAGCTTATCACTTGCTGTTCCTCAGCTTGTTCCTTGCGTTGATCTCGGCGTTGGTGGCTGGACTGTCGCTTGCCGGATACTACGAGAAGTTGGTTTTACCACAATGGCTTCTTTATATGACAATCTCGACTGTAGGCTATCGGCTTCCAGAGAAGACACAGTGGCACGCTCGTCGCTGGTACAGATTATAATCCTTTCCAAGTTCTTATATCATTGTCACACAGGAAAAGAGCCGGAGGTGGGGAGAAGGGGAGGGGGCACCAAGGTAGCAAATGAAAGTAGTAATTCAACTATATCACCATTTGTCTCACGTCCTCGTATTTACGCAAACATGACATCGTTTGAAGTTCCAAAAATAAACATCATACTACGAACAAACTACTGAGTGAATTAATTCCTGGGATATGGCAGCGCTCTATGTGTGTCTAGCTTGCCCAATTTCACCATTATTACTTTTCAATGGATCTGTAGGCCAGGTACAGCAAATATGATAGGGGTTCCAATAAATGACGTATAATATAGCATTGGGAGACTGCATGATAAGACAAGACTCGGGCGGTAATATATATGGACTCTAAGCATCAGTAATGTAGAGATTTTCTACGATGATCGAGGCATATCCACCGGGACGCGACGAGATATAACTAAGCAAGGCTACGAGATATCACTGGGGCTTAATAGCATGTGGATGCTGAATGTTGGGAAAATATTAGGGTATGTTGTAGTAAAGAAGGAAAGTTTGAAGAGGTAGTGAAGATATATGGCCCAGCCCTAGTAAGATGTGAGAGGGTACTTTGACTTTGCTACGCAACAACCGTTAAAAGACTTAAACACCTGGAATTTATCTAGGCTAATTAAGCTCAGATTCAGGGGACAAGGGGAAATATGTCAATGAGTCCAATGatctttatctttttttttcaacTATCGGACTTAAATAGCGCCCTCCGAACAATACATAAGAGCACACTGGATGTTAACCCAAGAATTACTTTGTCTCGTCCTGCCTAGAGTCTCACCCTCTCCTGGTGAATGTCTTTCACCAGAAGATTTTACCGGTGAGCGCTAAAGCTTACCAAGAGTTCTGCAGCTTCTAAGATGCTACTGTCGTGTTTAGACGTTCGGAACTCACTCGGCAACTGTGTGGATAGTGTTTGGCAAGGGCTCCCAGAGTTGTTAGCGGTATTGCGTACCGCACATAAAGGGGAATTTAAGACCTTGCGGCGCTTGCGACCTCGGCGGAAATCATCTAAGCCATAGTATTCCAACTCAGGATCCTCAATATGTAGAAGGGAAGAAGAGCTCTCTATATGATGTAGAGATTCTGGCCTGTCCAGACTGTCCTTGCTGCCTGGGCCCTCGTTGCCTGCGTCGCTGTCTTTGCACTGGCCGACTTTATGCATCTGCAAGGCTCGTCCTTGACACGGTTTATCCGAGGATCCAGCAGGAGATAGGGTAAGGGCTGCCCGGATGGTATTATTGTATGAATTGCCTGCGGCAATTTCGTTTTCCTTGAGTGATACCTGGACCACCTTGACGGGGCTAACAGCTTGGGGAGAGTGTGCGCCAGTTAAGAGGGAATCCCAATGGCCCTGGGAGTTATGACAAACAACATGGCTAGAGGGAGCATCGACCATCATGTCACTCTGTTGAATGACTGATTTGGGTTGGAGCTGTTTCCCGTCTGCCGCAACTGAGTATGGTTGGCTTTTACGGCTGATAGGAGGGGGTATGAAATTGCCGTTGTAACAAGCAGAAGTATTTCCTCTCCATGAGTGATCCATCTGAACAGAAGATTGCTGGGTCGGTTCAGGATTGACCAGGTGAGACACTCTTGGTTCATTCGGCCAAGCTAGGGCGACTTCCGCTTGAGTTGAGGATAATTCCAATGTAGTGTCCGCGCTAATGACAGCATCATCTAAGTCAGTTGTGTCATGTTCAGTGGTAGTGAGATCTATAAGTTGTCAGCGCCTGTAGCCCAAGAGGAGTCCCAGAGCCTCGAAAGCTTACCCAAATAACTCGGGGTGCTGGCTCGTGTGGCACAGGTTTGTGCACTGTCGAGTTGGCTCGCATCGTTTtcagcatcatcaccagaCTCGTCATCAGAGGGAATGTAAATTGCTGTTTCCCTAGACCTCCCAGAAGCCAAAAGCGCCTCCTTGCTGTACGAAGATGTGGTGGATAGCTGAGAGACAGAAGGGGTAAAGCCTTGCAGGGGCTTCCGTTGCTCAAAGTCAATACTTGGCGAGGACATGTTGCTGTTATAGTGTAGAAGGAGAAAAGGAGTTGCGGGGTTTGGTGTTCACGGTATGGCCATAAACCGAAGTTGACCGACTTATATGCTCCCAGCTGAACCGTGCGGTCAAACAAGTCCCAACCGATTGTAGAAGCCTAGCCGGTTACCCCTTTCTGGCCTCCCTGCGTTTTTCAAGATGACGACGCGTCAAATAGGGGAGACAGACACGTAACCGCTCTTCCTCCGTACCAACCAGGTCACTGCCGGGCCACACCGAGGCTGTCGTGCTGAACAGATGATCCTCCTTTCCACGTCTTCTCGTACATTGACTGGGATCTGTGCCAATCGTTTGCAAGACAGAATTGCCGGGAGATGCAAAATAAGACCGACCTTCATGTTTGTTGATGTGTCCCTGCACGAAGTGTTGTCTCTAGTTGATCAGATGGCATCGGGCAGGAAGTTTCCTATAGCACTAGCTCTTCCGTCTGAGCACGACAGATGCCGACACTGCACCTGTACACACTGATTATTTACGAAAAGAACTTCTTGGAACATTTAGAGGCCTCAAGAGATCGGCTGCCATTCTTGTGAAGTACTCAAGGCAGCCTTAGCTATCTGAGGGAGATCACAACCCTCATAAGCCCTTCGCGATGATTGGTACCGTCTTAGTTCCGCCATAGCCACGTTGTAATCACTCCGTCCCTTCCCGAACCCGGAGTTGCAGTAAAGTAACCTCGAGTTTGCAATAGGATTTCATAGAGAAATCCATCTCCTGGTTCAAACATAGAGCGCTTTGTTAGGGATAACGAGGACCATGTAAGTGCTCTTGACTAAATTTCTCTGCCCTCCTCAAGTTCTGCCACTCGCTTACAGTCCACCAAGAATTCACGGCGCAGCGTAGTCACTGCTCAATTTGCGACCGTCAATCAAAACAAGTAACCGCGATGTTGGCGAGAGTTACGGATAATTTGTAGCATTTATTATTAGAAGCAGTGGATTTGTGTTCCCAACGGTTTCTACGCAGTTCTGTGGTTGTGTTATGCATGGACCAGGGCCGTCGCCCCTTTCACTACTACACTCAACTGATCTGGTCAGAATTAGATGATGCCTGGGGGTTTAGGCGTGAACCACTATCAATGCGCCTTCATTGAGAGTATATAAACCCCAGGAACTCCCATCATAGTCCACTCCTACTTCTCTTCACGTTTATCTCTTCTTCCAGCACCCTCACTTCACTACACAAAGATACTGCCCAACGAATAGACATCAGCTTCAACATTCCTCTGGAACATACATGCTCGGATCCTCATACTACTTGATCTGGCCCCAAAAACAAACGATAAGCTCGATAGATTATCATCCAACGACAATGGCTAGTTACACGGATTGCCCCCCAACACCAAGAGCTACCTATACAGATATGCTACTTGGCTCATCAACGCCAAATGACATCTGGAGAGAGATCTTCTCTGATCCTCTAACCCCAGAGGCCAATTACATGGATTATCCCCCGACACCACAAGCTACCTACACAGACCCCTTAACCTGTCCACCAACGCCAAACGCCACCACCCGGGAAATGATCCTATCTGATCCTCTTATATCAGAAACCGAGCAGCAAGGGACACCAAAGCCCACTAAACGCAACTCTATCCTCGAAACACCAGCGGAATTCCAACCCACCGACGGTTACGACAATTGCAGGTATAATGACTATCGAGATATCCAATCCCATGGTCATCTTGATGATAATGGAGAGAACCGAAAATACCgcgaggaagatgatgacgatatTGTTTTTGTCGCTTGTCGGCCATGCCCATCCAACGACCCGGACTCTCCTGTCGTATCCCCAAGGACTTCTAAGCTCGCTAAACGGTCATTTACAAGCTATGAGTCTCCTCAGATAGCCACCTCCTCAACCCCAGCGAGGAGAGGGTCTCGGAGTCGGGATGTTATGACTGTAGATTCCGAAACCATTCTACAAAGGCTTGAGCTTATCATGGGCCGCTTAACGCAAGCGAAAGCCTGTACATGGGAAAGCATTTTGCGAGAGTTGGATGTACCAGAATCCGCCGAAGTCCATTCGACAACCGCACAGGAACACAGCCCACCAAGAAGACCATCGACAGCACATGAAAATGTGTTGACTAATCCGAGGAAGCGTAAGCGTAGCGCAAAGTCAACTGAATTTGACACAATGAGATtcaaaaagagaaagaccCGTTTAGTCCGAACCCAAGAAGCAAGCTTCAAGCCGCTTATTGTTAGCCAGCCGACTTGGTTTAACGCTAAGGGCCAACCCCAGACATGGGAGTGTGTATGGAACAACAAACGGAAGTGCTGGTTCAACAAGACAGGGCCTCCAGGTCAAATGGACTGGAGTGGAGAGGAATTCTTCTTGATGCTATCGGACACGACAGTTGAGGTCCGCCCTAACTTAGACTGGCTTCCAGTTTCAATGCAGTGGCGGGAGGCAGATGAGGATGAGTATGGGGTTTTTGAGGGAACCGACGCTCTTGGTGATTGGACATATCAAGTCTCATACGACGAAATGTTTAAAATGCTTCGCGAAGGGATAACAGGGCATGGTGTGGTAACAAAGTGGTAGATATGATGGCTGACATCGTTATAAGTTCTCTTATGACCATTTCTGGGTATCTATAGTTCTCTGTTAGTCAGTTAGTATTTTTTGACTACTTCCATTTACATAGCAATTCTGCGGTCCACTTACG carries:
- a CDS encoding hypothetical protein (TransMembrane:2 (i59-84o130-149i)); its protein translation is MDLDAEIDHVDRVRSSLAENPTLTASQENTLSTIIDLIKEDPVQRKKHSEATRSRRKSALALLSTINSHLGGVVLFLCSTALSITKLYRINQHDIKFMSKLEAWDKRVKFTDAVVSLAHKYFTPSLLSRLSINSIAIILTWLLTVCAVLDSDEARTTHTNRRAYSASRVTKRPRTDPTSIEHVAVPSYHGVLDLAKHQPLSKTATDDYNDGGCSDNSDDTEGSEDSDESDSGKRPAAEVFVDNPHTTVDDDVQLYSNVYELQDMDVIRVVANQREDFVARLTVPHLPDATPFITINCPRTLAIEFLTRRKQVNW